In Bacilli bacterium, the following are encoded in one genomic region:
- a CDS encoding helix-turn-helix transcriptional regulator, with protein MHFYEGLKKIRKMRGYTIREVSKRSGVSHGYISQLENGVRNVPSPEILLKLADALEYSYEELMKIAGYLAEDPEQEAADKPVNLRRILRSKRVVLDGMELSGEDKEWIERILTVLFWRRKPDDKTASSFEY; from the coding sequence GTGCATTTTTATGAAGGGTTGAAAAAGATCCGCAAAATGAGAGGCTACACGATTCGCGAAGTATCCAAACGCTCCGGCGTTTCCCACGGGTATATTTCGCAATTGGAAAATGGCGTGCGCAACGTGCCTTCTCCGGAAATATTGCTCAAATTGGCGGATGCGCTCGAATATTCTTATGAAGAGCTAATGAAGATCGCGGGATATTTGGCGGAAGATCCGGAGCAAGAAGCCGCGGACAAACCGGTCAATCTGCGCCGGATTTTGCGCAGCAAACGGGTTGTGCTGGATGGGATGGAATTAAGCGGGGAAGACAAAGAATGGATTGAACGGATTTTGACCGTGCTTTTTTGGCGGCGCAAACCTGACGACAAAACCGCATCCTCTTTTGAGTACTGA
- a CDS encoding helix-turn-helix transcriptional regulator, with protein MKICAKTDVFMKTRIVKGLSQRELAHRSGLSRAYISLIERGEKSVGPSSAKKISDILDKQIEDLFWIG; from the coding sequence ATGAAGATCTGCGCCAAAACAGATGTGTTCATGAAAACAAGAATCGTAAAGGGGTTGTCACAGCGGGAATTGGCCCACAGATCCGGCTTGAGTCGCGCATATATCAGTTTGATCGAGCGAGGGGAAAAGTCTGTCGGTCCGTCAAGCGCGAAAAAAATCAGCGACATTTTGGATAAACAAATCGAGGATTTGTTTTGGATCGGTTAA
- a CDS encoding helix-turn-helix domain-containing protein: MNEFYRLMEKAKQGDQEATLAIIEKFAPLIRKTKNKADPQDRDDLEQELVEKMISIIHSYNLDNVPTFSEFCRAVLEKAEKNHPDPHCTNANGRSGGHSPFQ, translated from the coding sequence ATGAACGAATTTTACCGGTTGATGGAAAAGGCCAAACAGGGTGATCAAGAGGCGACTTTGGCGATTATCGAGAAATTTGCGCCATTGATCCGCAAAACAAAAAATAAAGCCGATCCACAGGATCGCGATGACCTGGAACAGGAGTTGGTGGAAAAAATGATTTCCATTATTCACTCATACAACCTGGACAATGTTCCAACGTTCAGCGAGTTTTGCCGCGCGGTACTGGAAAAAGCGGAAAAGAACCATCCCGATCCTCACTGTACAAACGCAAACGGTCGCAGCGGAGGCCATTCGCCTTTTCAATGA
- a CDS encoding sigma-70 family RNA polymerase sigma factor, whose protein sequence is MRHHASNLCSETGQKRGQKLQEWMGANRLLLQNGVINKFVARPEHARLLSRYLAQPDETTKRQLEEAFRCFYSELRFIRYLTSKVRYRAIDFHRKKRKYVSRMLYILDNTDSGLPEALLWADNSVKTPPEDKFATPEQFLDELENLALYNAFKMLTQKQKTITTLTFSMQLRDAEIAALLGITQQTVNKTKKRALRKLKTAIDAQRGRMP, encoded by the coding sequence GTGCGGCATCACGCTTCAAATCTGTGCAGCGAAACCGGACAAAAACGGGGGCAAAAATTGCAGGAATGGATGGGCGCGAACCGGCTGCTGTTGCAAAACGGCGTCATTAACAAATTTGTCGCCCGCCCGGAGCACGCGCGTTTGTTATCCCGCTATTTGGCGCAACCGGATGAAACGACGAAGCGACAATTGGAAGAAGCTTTCCGATGCTTTTACAGCGAACTGCGTTTTATTCGCTATTTGACATCCAAGGTGCGCTATCGGGCGATCGATTTTCACCGCAAAAAGCGTAAATATGTATCCCGCATGCTTTATATCCTCGACAACACGGATTCGGGTTTGCCTGAAGCGCTGCTGTGGGCAGACAACAGCGTAAAGACGCCGCCTGAAGACAAGTTTGCCACACCGGAACAATTCCTGGACGAGTTGGAAAACCTCGCGTTATACAATGCCTTCAAGATGCTTACCCAAAAACAAAAAACGATCACCACCCTCACTTTTTCCATGCAACTGCGGGATGCGGAAATCGCCGCCTTGCTCGGCATCACCCAACAAACGGTAAACAAAACAAAAAAACGGGCTCTCCGCAAACTGAAAACGGCAATCGACGCGCAGCGCGGGAGGATGCCATGA
- a CDS encoding YvrJ family protein — translation MGPHEQWVFFAQLVANLGFPIAITIYLLASFQKRIERLHTKMAEIMQLLRDRR, via the coding sequence ATGGGGCCGCATGAGCAATGGGTTTTCTTTGCGCAATTGGTGGCAAACCTGGGATTTCCCATCGCGATTACGATCTATCTGCTGGCAAGTTTTCAGAAACGGATTGAACGTTTGCACACGAAAATGGCAGAGATCATGCAGTTGCTCCGGGACAGAAGATAA